From Desmodus rotundus isolate HL8 chromosome 12, HLdesRot8A.1, whole genome shotgun sequence, one genomic window encodes:
- the NPHS2 gene encoding podocin, which translates to MERTERRARSSSREAHGRGGRSPHKENKRAKAERGSGGRGRRDAGREPRDVGRSGRPAEPRAPAATVVDVDEVRGSCEEGTEVVALLESERPEEGTKSSGLGACEWLLVLTSLLFIIVTFPFSIWFCIKVAQEYERVIVLRLGHLLPGRAKGPGLFFFLPCLDTYHKVDLRLQTLEIPFHEVVTKDMFIMEIDAICYYRIENASLLLSSLAQVSKAVQFLVQTTMKRLLAHRTLAEILLERKSLAQDVKVALDSVTCIWGLKVERTEIKDVRLPAGLQHSLAVEAEAQRQARVRMIAAEGEKAASESLRMAAEILSGTPAAVQLRYLHTLQSLSTEKPSTVVLPLPFDMLNLLSSPSNRTQGSIPFPSPSKPVEPLNPKKKDSPML; encoded by the exons ATGGAGAGGACGGAGAGGAGGGCTCGGAGCTCCTCCAGAGAGGCCCACGGGAGAGGCGGCCGGTCCCCCCACAAGGAGAACAAGAGGGCGAAGGCCGAGCGGGGCAGTGGAGGCCGCGGGCGCCGGGATGCGGGGCGGGAGCCGCGCGACGTCGGGAGGTCAGGGAGGCCCGCGGAGCCCCGAGCGCCGGCAGCCACTGTGGTGGACGTGGATGAAGTCCGGGGCTCCTGCGAGGAGGGCACCGAGGTGGTGGCGCTGCTGGAGAGCGAGCGGCCGGAGGAAG gtaccaAGTCTTCTGGATTAGGGGCCTGTGAGTGGCTTCTTGTCCTCACATCCCTGCTCTTCATCATCGTGACCTTCCCTTTTTCTATCTGGTTCTGCATAAAG GTTGCACAGGAATATGAGAGAGTAATTGTACTCCGACTAGGACATCTGCTTCCTGGAAGAGCCAAAGGCCCTG gccttttcttcttcctgccctgCCTGGATACCTACCACAAGGTCGACCTTCGTCTCCAGACCTTGGAGATACCCTTTCATGAG GTTGTGACCAAAGACATGTTTATAATGGAGATAGATGCCATCTGCTACTACCGAATAGAAAACGCCTCCCTTCTGCTAAGCAGTCTCGCTCAAGTGTCCAAGGCTGTTCAGTTCCTCGTGCAAACCACCATGAAACGTCTGCTAGCACACCGGACCCTCGCTGAGAttcttttagagaggaagagccTCGCCCAAGATGTAAAG GTCGCCTTGGATTCAGTGACCTGTATTTGGGGACTCAAAGTGGAGAGAACAGAAAT TAAGGACGTGAGGCTGCCGGCCGGGCTCCAGCACTCCCTGGCTGTGGAGGCTGAAGCGCAGAGACAGGCCAGAGTGCGG ATGATCGCTGCGGAAGGGGAGAAGGCCGCCTCCGAGTCCCTGAGGATGGCGGCTGAGATTCTATCAGGCACTCCAGCTGCTGTGCAGCTTCGATACCTCCACACTCTTCAATCCTTGTCCACAGAGAAGCCCTCCACCGTGGTTTTACCTCTGCCGTTTGACATGCTGAATCTCCTGTCTTCTCCCAGCAACAGAACTCAAGGAAGCATCCCCTTCCCGAGTCCTTCCAAACCAGTCGAACCATTGAATCCTAAAAAGAAAGACTCCCCCATGTTATAG